The sequence below is a genomic window from Burkholderia contaminans.
GGTCTCGGCGATCGCGACGAGCGCCGCCAGGCCATCCGACTCACCGCCTCGCGACACGGTACGCAATGCCGTGCGCAGCGTGGTTTCGGCACCCGCCCGCGCGGCGCGAATCGCGTCGAATTCGCGGCGCAGCCGGTCGAGGTCGGCCTGCGCGGCGAACACCGTGTCGCGCTTTGCAAGCCAGTCACCCATCGCCGCCAGCGGCATGCCGGGCACCGCGGCCGTCGTCGCGAGCGCAGCCCATGCGTCGCGATGCGCGGCGAGCTCACGCTCGCGCTCGTCCAGCGCGGCCTGCCTGCGCGTCACGCCGGCACGTGAGGATTCGACCTGCTGACGCAACGACTGCAATGTCGCGGCCGCCTGCGTCGCGCCGAGCTGTGCGTCGACGAGTTCGTCCGCAAGGCGGATCGCGTCGTCGACCGCAGGTGCGCCCGTTGCGAGATCGACCGCGCCGCTGCGGATATCGCCCCACGCGCCGTCGCGTCGCGCGCGCGCCGCCAGCACGTCGGCGGTCGTGACGACCTTGTGGTTCTCCGCGAAGTGCTTTTCCTGCAGTTCGAGCCGCTCGAGCTCCTCGAGCGCGCCGTCCCGCGCGTCGCGTGCAGCAGCGACCGCGCTCGCGCGTTCGCTGTCCTCCTTCAGCAGCGTGCCGAGCCGCGCCACCGACGGCACGTCGAGCGCACGCAGCGTATCGACCGGCATGCGCCACTGGCCGAGCGCATCGAGTGCGCCGGACAACGTGCGTTCGGCGGCGGCGATTTCTTGTTCGAGTGCCTGCTCGCGCTGGCCACTGTTGCGAAAGCCCTGCGCATCGGCCAACGCCGCACGCAGCGCCTCCGGCACATCGACGGTCGGCAGGCGCGCCTGTTGTTCCCTCACCTGCGCAAGCTCGCGCGTACGTTCGTCGAGCGATTCGCGCGCGCCGGCAAGCGCCTGGTGCAGTGCACCGTGTTCGCGCAACAGGTTTGCAACCGTCTTCAGCGACAACGCGGTCGGCAGCGACGCGCGCAGCGACGCTTCGTCCGTCGGCCAGTCGAGCTGGCCGGCCGCTGCAAACGCGGCCGACAGGTGCCGCTCGACATCCGCGCCGAGCAGCAGCAGATCCTGCGCATGATTCATGCACGCGCCGCGCAGCCGATCGAGCGCTTCAATGTCGGCTTCGAGCGCCAGCGTGTCGGCGTCAGCGTCGATCGCATCGCGCGCCTGCCGTTTCGCGAGCAGGTCGGCACGCCGCTCCTCGAGCACCTTCTGTTCGGCCGCGAGATCGCCCTGCGCCTTCAGCAGATCCGCATACGCGGTGGGCGGCAACTCGACGACCGGGCCCAACTCCGCCAGTGCCGCGTCCTTGACCGTCAGCTCCTTCAGGTATGGCGCCAGCCGTCGCACGCGTTCGAGCTTCGAGCGCAGCGCTTCGAGCCGACGCTGTTCCGCGCGTGCCTGCTCGATCTGCTGTTCGACCGCTTCGCGCGCCTCCTTGCGTTCGACCCAGTCGCGCGTGCGCACCTGGACCGTCTTCAGTTCGGTCACGGCTTCGTTGAACGACGATTCCGCGAGCGCAAACGCGCTGCCGCTGCGGCGCGGCGCCCAGAGCTCGACCGAACGCGCATCGAGCTCCTCACGCACCGGCCCGAGACTGCCGACACCGGCAGCCGATTCGAACAGCACCTGGCCGAGCTTGTCGGATGCGTCGAGAATGCTGCGGCCGCCGTCGACCAGACGCCCGTGATCGAGCCCGAACATCTGCTCGAAGAATTCGCGCGTGGCGCCGTCGAGGACGGCTGCCAGATAGTCGTCGGGCAGCTTGTCGTCGGCGGGTGTGCGCAGCGGACTGCGCCCGCGCGCACGGTGGAACGCGAGTTCGCCCGTAGCGCTCTCCAGCACGCCGCCGATCCGCAGTTCGGGCGTGCTGTGCAGGAAATCGAGCGGGGTCTGCAGTTTCATCCCGAACAGCAGCTCCGACACGGCCGTGCGGATCGTAGACTTGCCGGCCTCGTTCGGCCCCACGATCACATGGAAATCCTCGCCGGCCGACGGGAACCGCAGCGTCTCGTCGGTGAACTTGCCGTACTTGATCAGATCGAGCTGGTTGATCCGCATCGCTTACTCTCCCCTCGCCAGCCGCGCGAGCAACGCAGGCCCGACTTGCTCGACGAGTGCGGTAAGTTCGCCCGCGCGCGCCATCGTCAACAACGGCACCTCTTCCTTCACGTCGCTGCGCACCTTGCCGACGAACGGCTTCAGGTCGCGTTCGAGCAGTTCGAGGAAATCCGGATCGCGCGCAGCGTCGGCCAGGATCTGCTTCAGGTCCTCCAGCGCTTCGAGCTGCTCGCTTTCGCCCGGCTGGTGATCGGCCGCGGACGTCGCGAGCCGAACCTTCTCGAGCCACAGCCGCTCGTTGCCGATCATGCCGATCTGGTTCAGCACCTCCGCGCGCAACTGCGGCGCACGGCCGAAAAAGAGGCCATGCGCGGGTGTGCGCCCCGTGACCGTCACGCGCACCGCGCGCGGCACATGGCCGTCGACGGTCAGCAGCGCTTCCAGCGACTGACCGACCTTTCTGGACAGGTCTGCGACGGTGAAGCAATCCGACGCGTCGACCGTCACGGCTTCCCAGCGCAGCACGTCGAGATACAGCCGCTCGACCTGCGTGCGGCCCTGCTCGACCGTCACCAGCACCGCGCCGCGGCGGCCCGTCTCGCGGATATGGCGCCCCTGCAGGTTGCCGGGAAACACCACCGTGGACGGCCCCGACCATTGCTGGAATTCGTGCACGTGGCCAAGCGCCCAGTAGTCGTAGCCTTTCGCGTGGAGTTCGGCCAGCGTGCACGGCGCGTAGTTCGCGTGCGCCGCATAGCCTTCGAGCGCCGTGTGCAGCACGCCGATGTTGTAGTAACCGGGCACCGGATCCGGATAGCCGATCGCGAGATTGTCGACGACGGCCTTGTCCTTGAAGCTCTGCCCGTGCAGCGCGACGTCGAATTCAGGCAGCGTGTGGGTTTCCGCCTTGCGGTGGCCGAACACGGTGACGTTGTCGGGCAGCGTCAGCTTCTTCGTCATCTCGCTTTCGGCATCGTGGTTGCCGCCGAGGACGAACGCGCGGATGCCGGCCTTGCGCAGGCGCCCCATCTGCTGGCCGAAGAAGATGCCCGTATTGTGGTCCTTCCAGTCGCCGTCGTACAGGTCGCCGGCGATCACGAGGAACGCGACTTCCTCTTCGATCGCACGATCCACGAGTTGCCGCAGCGCCTCGCGCGACGCGTTGCGCAACTGCGCGGCCGGCGCGTCGGGATACGCGCTCAGGCCATGCAACGGGCTGTCAAGGTGTATGTCTGCCGCGTGGATGAACTTCACGAAGATTCCTTTGTTTCATGACGATGGGGCCGGCGATCGCCGTGCGATGCCGCCAGCCGGGCCATCAATCGCAATCCTGGTAGCCGCCGAGTTCGCCGCAATGGATACAGCGAAACATATACGCTGTCGGCGAGCCATCCTTGTCGAGTACGGCGAAGAAGCGCTCCCACTCGGCACCCTCGTCGAGTCCGGTCGATTCCCGAATCGACACAATAGCCTGCGGGCCGAGCGCGGTCAGTTCGCCGGCACCCGCACGGCCGATGAACTGCCCGCCATCGCCGCAATGCGTCCACCACCGTTCCTGCTGCCAGCCCTGAAAGCCCGGCGTGCGACAGGCGATTTCGTCGACGACCGCGTCTGGCACTTCATCCCATTCGCCGCCGCCGATGCCGTACGTATCGGTAAAGACTGCGTCGAGCCGCGCGTGCGCCGAGCCGTCGGCGATGCACCACGGGCAGATGCATTGCTCATACTCGTCTACCGCATACACAGGGCCGGCGTACACGTACCCACGCGCATCGCCGCAACATACGCAGCGCGCGTCCGAGCGGATCACGCTGCCCGTTGCCAGCGGGTCGGGATGGTACCTGAAAGCGGGTAACGACATAAGGCGCTCCGTCGATCCGGATGGTGGGGACGCACGCGATGCGAATTCGAACGGCCATTGTGCCGCAGCCCGGCCGCGTTACTGCGGAATCTCGTTCTCGACAAACGTGCCGTTCACGAAACGATAGACGCGATGCGTTGCACCGCCGTGCGCGAGAGATTCCCACCGGATGTCGAGGCCGACCGGGTCGTCGCGCCATGCGATCGCCAGGTAGGGCGATTGCGCGCCACCGTCGGTGTCGAGCGAAACAGAGTCGAGGCAGCTTTGAACCGGCAGCGAGAAACGCGGCACGGCATGGGTGCCGTGCAGTTCCAGCACGTACAGCGCCCCTTCTTCCCCCGCGCCGCAGTATCCGGTGGGCCGGCTGCTCGACGAGCGGTTGACGACGACCAGCAGATAGTCTTTGCCGTCGATCCGCTTCGAACGGCCAGACGGGAACGCCACACTCGATGCATCGCGCAATGCATGGCGAAGCGCGGCCGGCACGATCAGTGCCGATTTCCTGTGGCGGGCTGTGTCGACCTCGAACAACCTCGGGTGTGCCCATTCGATCTCGTGACCGTTGGCGAGCCGCACCGATTCAGGTGTCGGCGTTTCGGCGAAGGAAACGGCCGCATTCGAGGCCAGCAGCGCCAGCGCCGCGAGCTTCAACGCAATCGATTTCGTCCGAATGATCCGTGTCCGCATGAATCGCGCAGGATGGTCGTGAAGTTCATCGCGTGCGCCGGCGTGGTGTTCGGACAGCCCCGATCCAGGATCGTCCCGCGCGCGTCGTTCGTCACGACGCACGCGGCCGATCCACGCGGTGCCGTCATTCGCCGCGCGGCACTGGCGGCGGTGCATAGCCGTTGTCGTTGCCGGGGAACGGATTCGCGTTGCGGCGCAGCGCCTCCTCTTCGTTCTCCTTCTGCGCGAACACCGCGACGCCGATCACGCCGACATTCGCGGCATCGCCGTACTTCGAATTCGCGACATAGCTGTCGGGCACCGCCGCGAAGCGGAACGCGGCGACTTCGTCGCGGCTCTTGCGGAAACCCTCGATCGTCAGCGTGCGGCCCGGATACAGCACGTAACCGCCGTTCGTATAGCTGCCGGGCCGCCCCGACAGCACGTCGAGCCCGTCGACGCTCGATACGATCTCGAACGTACGGCGCCCCTGGTTGCGCAGCACGATCATGTAGCGCGAACCTTCGACGCCCGCCATGTGCCAGCGGCCGTCGTTGCGCGCGAGACGCAGCGGCGCGCCCTTTTCGTCCGTGAACGACAGCGCGATGTCGCCGTTGGAGAGCGCGACGCGGGTCGGCAACCGGCGAACCTGGGACGCGGAAAGATGTCCGGGCAACGCGTCGTTGTAGTAGATCGACGCGAGATCCGTCGGCTTCGCCGGATCCGCGCGCTCGAATTCAACCTGACGGGTTTCGGATCGCACCGACTCGCCCCATGCAGTGCCGAGCCCGCGGCGTTCGCTGGCGTCCGGCGCGGCGGCGGATGCGCTGGTACTGCCGGACGGCGGGGGCGGCGCTGCGCAGGCAGCCAGCCAGAGCGCGCAGGCGAGCGCGAGAAGACGGAACAGGATGGTCATGACGTGAGGCCTCGGAATGTTATCGGGCCGCACCGGACTGGCCGGAACGGCGTTTTGGTGTCGTCTGTCGTCAC
It includes:
- a CDS encoding ATP-binding protein, whose product is MRINQLDLIKYGKFTDETLRFPSAGEDFHVIVGPNEAGKSTIRTAVSELLFGMKLQTPLDFLHSTPELRIGGVLESATGELAFHRARGRSPLRTPADDKLPDDYLAAVLDGATREFFEQMFGLDHGRLVDGGRSILDASDKLGQVLFESAAGVGSLGPVREELDARSVELWAPRRSGSAFALAESSFNEAVTELKTVQVRTRDWVERKEAREAVEQQIEQARAEQRRLEALRSKLERVRRLAPYLKELTVKDAALAELGPVVELPPTAYADLLKAQGDLAAEQKVLEERRADLLAKRQARDAIDADADTLALEADIEALDRLRGACMNHAQDLLLLGADVERHLSAAFAAAGQLDWPTDEASLRASLPTALSLKTVANLLREHGALHQALAGARESLDERTRELAQVREQQARLPTVDVPEALRAALADAQGFRNSGQREQALEQEIAAAERTLSGALDALGQWRMPVDTLRALDVPSVARLGTLLKEDSERASAVAAARDARDGALEELERLELQEKHFAENHKVVTTADVLAARARRDGAWGDIRSGAVDLATGAPAVDDAIRLADELVDAQLGATQAAATLQSLRQQVESSRAGVTRRQAALDERERELAAHRDAWAALATTAAVPGMPLAAMGDWLAKRDTVFAAQADLDRLRREFDAIRAARAGAETTLRTALRTVSRGGESDGLAALVAIAETFVQSAEKALAQQDSLEDRAREAERGCATAQSRAGHAQSAYDAWHAQWRDALADAKLSASAATLAAAEGALELANTVTAELADADAPRNRIAAIRAELAALEAGARRLAEALAPEWLASGDWPDVARRLTMRLAAAREIARAIGRADDAVRQADGKVADAAAAVAGADARIQPLLQLAGVVSIDEALPLAERSDRRRQLRQAVDAAHEALVRDGDGLSRSAVEAEVAEQDIADVPAHLEAVKQSLSDVGKRLNELSQQQVVADQAFSAIDGQSNAAVAESKRQEALAAMGEAAEQYLEAATASRLLKWATDRYRDQKQGPMLRRAGEIFAGLTLGEFARLTVDTERTPPALYARRTKGASVEVAGLSEGTRDQLFLALRIAALELQLGSRTALPFVADDLFINFDDARAKAGLDALRDLSTRTQVLFLTHHDHLLPLVRDVFGARVNVVELQRAPAGA
- a CDS encoding metallophosphoesterase family protein; translated protein: MKFIHAADIHLDSPLHGLSAYPDAPAAQLRNASREALRQLVDRAIEEEVAFLVIAGDLYDGDWKDHNTGIFFGQQMGRLRKAGIRAFVLGGNHDAESEMTKKLTLPDNVTVFGHRKAETHTLPEFDVALHGQSFKDKAVVDNLAIGYPDPVPGYYNIGVLHTALEGYAAHANYAPCTLAELHAKGYDYWALGHVHEFQQWSGPSTVVFPGNLQGRHIRETGRRGAVLVTVEQGRTQVERLYLDVLRWEAVTVDASDCFTVADLSRKVGQSLEALLTVDGHVPRAVRVTVTGRTPAHGLFFGRAPQLRAEVLNQIGMIGNERLWLEKVRLATSAADHQPGESEQLEALEDLKQILADAARDPDFLELLERDLKPFVGKVRSDVKEEVPLLTMARAGELTALVEQVGPALLARLARGE
- a CDS encoding CbrC family protein, encoding MSLPAFRYHPDPLATGSVIRSDARCVCCGDARGYVYAGPVYAVDEYEQCICPWCIADGSAHARLDAVFTDTYGIGGGEWDEVPDAVVDEIACRTPGFQGWQQERWWTHCGDGGQFIGRAGAGELTALGPQAIVSIRESTGLDEGAEWERFFAVLDKDGSPTAYMFRCIHCGELGGYQDCD